The Rhododendron vialii isolate Sample 1 chromosome 5a, ASM3025357v1 genome contains a region encoding:
- the LOC131325380 gene encoding uncharacterized protein LOC131325380 isoform X2: MAASSKFNMSSGSPDRALYAQRGSYTTASLDRSGSFRENMENPILSSLPSMSRSSSAISQGDVHNFLQCLRFDPKFGRQVDFKRLTSVAVGIPVDDSLSASSKVKPTSSPPLDELKRLKAGLRENSIKASRERLKIFTDALSLVNKCFPSIPSRKRSRSDALSADRSNTLFPTDRAVLGSGIGKMGTQSHAISSGFEEPPKSEERTKIAIPNKRTRTSMVDVRTDVRANTPARPSGNMDRDREVLRLPHSGAAQVEERSLTTSGDGWEKTKMKKKRSGIKPDVSPSTVAPKPIDGYREPRQGMQPRLLASDGFRPGVANGAVGVGKADAVSQPTSLGMRSSMPKPDQDNSSILHDRRDRPAASSDKERVNVRTVNKTNSRDDFSAASPTSNTKMNSAARAPRSVSNGLHKLSPVVQRTTVANDWELSHCTSKSTAAAVGASTRKRTPSTRSSSPPVTHWAGRRPQKISRTARITNFVPIVPSNDESPALDATSEVAGNEIEAGLIKRLSSNSPQQVKSKGDHFSTAALSESEESGVAEFKSRDKGEKAEEVDEKASQNVQRVSTLVVPQRKNKPVSGDDLGDGVRRQGRTGRGFTSSRSLMPMAVEKISNVGTAKQLRSTRLGLDKSESKVGRPPTRKLSDRRAYTRQKHTTISTADFLVGSDDGHEELLAAAEAVINPDHCFTSSFWRKMESCFSFISDVDIAYLKQQGNSGSAASAPLPVQVDFGSFSTVPNGSGLVEPDRDTSETKYPATRSKEIPLCQRLIAALVSEEGNEELCYSGSEDLDFDMYGSGVELDPLESHALNNRLLGNFQLAGRSGLNGYRITANERPHNELDHSLLDTDVIAIPGKGLISNFGYLQNGLHSDQEMAPDMTCSVTEYGNLSIDERIILEMRSVGLYLEPVPDLTQTVDEEISEEISTLEDMYHEQVTKKKPLLGKLLNSALARRELQEKEFEHRALDKLVAMAFEKYMNCRGSNSSGGKSASSKMAKQAALAFVKRTLERCQKFEDSGKSCFSETLFRDMFLSSSSRHHDVQLVDHTAVIESSKQYTNTSGCSLEVRVSATMGAQQSPSFNNHDIYFSNPLLSANHSSEQTNGKEDTWSNRVKKRELLLDDVGAPSGIGTSLSSSAKGKRSERDREGKGNNREVSSRNGTAKIGRPASGNIKGERKSKTKPKQKTQLSASVNGLLGKLPEQNKVTLSSVSKSGEVTRSGSVKEKDEFSLGVLEEHEAIDLSHLQLPGMDVLGVPDDLGDQGQDIGSWLNIDDDGLQDLDNFNGLEIPMDDLADLNMMA; this comes from the exons ATGGCAGCGTCTAGTAAGTTCAATATGTCTTCTGGTAGCCCGGATAGGGCATTATATGCCCAGCGTGGGTCCTATACCACTGCTTCATTGGACAGATCGGGTAGCTTCCGTGAGAATATGGAGAATCCAATCCTATCATCACTTCCGAGCATGTCAAGAAGCAGTTCTGCCATATCACAAGGAGACGTGCACAACTTCCTCCAATGCTTGCGGTTTGATCCAAAGTTTGGCCGACAAGTTGATTTTAAGCGTCTCACAAGTGTTGCTGTTGGCATTCCGGTGGATGATTCTCTATCTGCTTCTTCAAAAGTCAAGCCTACATCTTCTCCTCCTCTGGACGAACTCAAACGGCTCAAGGCTGGTCTTCGCGAAAACTCCATCAAGGCcag CAGGGAACGTTTGAAGATTTTCACTGATGCCTTGTCCCTCGTGAACAAGTGTTTCCCGAGCATCCCATCAAGGAAGAGATCTCGGTCAGATGCTTTATCTGCTGATCGATCGAATACTTTATTCCCTACTGATCGGGCAGTTCTAGGGTCAGGCATTGGTAAGATGGGAACACAAAGTCATGCCATTTCAAGTGGTTTTGAAGAGCCGCCAAAGTCAGAAGAAAGGACCAAAATTGCCATACCAAACAAACGGACCCGAACTTCTATGGTGGATGTGAGG ACTGATGTACGGGCAAATACTCCTGCTAGGCCATCTGGGAATATGGACAGGGATAGGGAAGTGTTAAGACTTCCACATAGCGGTGCAGCTCAGGTTGAAGAGCGGTCATTAACAACCAGCGGTGATGGTTGGGAAAAGacaaagatgaagaagaagcgGTCTGGGATAAAGCCAGATGTTTCTCCAAGTACAGTGGCACCCAAACCTATTGATGGCTACAGGGAACCCAGGCAAGGAATGCAGCCAAGGCTTCTTGCCTCCGATGGGTTCAG GCCGGGAGTTGCTAATGGAGCAGTGGGAGTTGGAAAAGCAGATGCCGTGTCGCAACCAACTAGCTTAGGCATGCGGTCTTCCATGCCTAAGCCTGACCAGGACAACAGCTCCATTCTCCATGATAGAAGAGATCGTCCGGCTGCTTCCTCAGACAAAGAAAGGGTGAATGTCAGAACTGTAAACAA GACAAATTCCAGGGACGATTTCAGTGCAGCTAGCCCTACATCAAACACGAAAATGAATTCTGCTGCTAGGGCTCCAAGATCTGTTTCAAATGGTTTGCACAAGTTGTCCCCTGTTGTTCAACGAACTACTGTTGCCAATGACTGGGAGCTTTCTCATTGTACAAGCAAGAgcactgctgctgctgttggtGCTAGCACTCGCAAACGCACTCCATCAACTCGCTCTTCATCACCACCTGTTACCCATTGGGCTGGCCGAAGGCCACAAAAGATTTCCCGCACCGCTAGAATTACAAATTTCGTTCCTATAGTTCCGAGTAATGATGAGAGCCCTGCTTTGGATGCCACATCTGAGGTTGCTGGTAATGAAATTGAGGCAGGCTTAATTAAACGTTTGTCCAGTAATTCTCCACAGCAAGTTAAATCCAAGGGTGACCATTTTTCAACGGCTGCATTGTCAGAAAGTGAGGAGTCTGGTGTTGCTGAATTTAAGTCCAGGGATAAGGGTGAAAAGGCTGAGGAGGTGGATGAGAAAGCCAGTCAGAATGTTCAAAGGGTTTCAACTCTGGTGGTCCCACAAAGAAAGAATAAGCCGGTCAGTGGGGATGACCTTGGAGACGGCGTTCGTAGGCAAGGGAGGACTGGACGAGGGTTTACTTCCTCAAGATCTTTGATGCCAATGGCAGTAGAAAAGATTAGCAATGTGGGAACTGCAAAACAACTCAGAAGTACCCGACTTGGTCTTGATAAGTCTGAAAG CAAAGTAGGTCGTCCACCAACTCGGAAACTTTCTGACCGTAGGGCTTACACACGTCAGAAGCATACTACAATCAGTACAGCAGATTTTCTTG TTGGTTCAGATGATGGGCATGAAGAACTATTGGCTGCAGCAGAGGCTGTTATTAATCCTG ATCATTGCTTTACCAGCTCATTCTGGAGGAAGATGGAGTCGTGCTTTAGTTTTATATCAGATGTAGACATAGCCTATTTAAAACAACAG GGAAATAGTGGGTCTGCTGCGTCTGCGCCACTACCAGTACAAGTAGATTTTGGGAGTTTCAGTACTGTCCCTAATGGATCTGGATTGGTTGAACCCGACAGAGATACAAGTGAAACAAAATACCCTGCAACAAGAAGTAAAGAGATTCCCCTCTGCCAGAGACTCATAGCAGCCCTAGTTTCAGAAGAAGGAAACGAAGAGCTCTGCTACAGCGGGAGTGAAGACCTTGACTTTGACATGTATGGATCTGGAGTTGAGTTAGACCCACTAGAATCCCACGCTTTGAATAACCGGTTATTAGGGAACTTTCAGCTCGCTGGACGTTCTGGTTTGAACGGTTATAGGATAACTGCCAATGAGAGGCCCCATAATGAGCTGGACCACAGTTTGCTAGATACTGATGTAATTGCTATACCGGGAAAAGGGTTGATTTCAAATTTCGGATACTTGCAAAATGGTTTGCATTCTGACCAAGAAATGGCGCCTGACATGACCTGTTCTGTGACCGAGTATGGTAACCTGTCCATAGATGAAAGAATTATCCTGGAGATGCGAAGTGTTGGACTTTATCTAGAGCCAGTG CCTGATTTAACCCAAACAGTGGATGAAGAAATCAGTGAGGAAATCAGTACGCTGGAGGACATGTACCATGAGCAG GTTACAAAGAAGAAACCATTGCTTGGCAAACTGTTAAACTCTGCTCTGGCGAGGAGAGAGCTTCAAGAGAA GGAGTTTGAACATCGTGCTCTTGACAAGCTTGTGGCTATGGCTTTTGAGAAATATATG AATTGCCGGGGTTCCAATTCCTCTGGGGGAAAGAGCGCCAGCAGTAAGATGGCCAAGCAAGCTGCTCTAGCTTTTGTTAAACGGACATTGGAGAGATGCCAAAAATTCGAAGATTCTGGCAAGAGCTGCTTCAGTGAAACCTTATTTAGGGATATGTTCCTTTCTAGTTCGTCACGCCACCATGATGTGCAACTAGTTGATCATACTGCTGTTATTGAATCGAGCAAACAGTATACCAACACATCTGGTTGCTCTTTGGAAGTTAGAGTTTCAG CTACGATGGGTGCTCAGCAAAGCCCTTCTTTCAACAACCATGACATCTATTTTTCTAATCCACTCCTTTCTGCTAATCATTCGTCTGAACAAACTAATGGTAAGGAGGACACATGGTCAAATAGGGTGAAGAAAAGGGAGTTGTTGCTTGATGATGTTGGAGCTCCTTCAGGTATTGGAACTTCTCTTTCCAGCAgtgcaaaaggaaaaagaagtgaGAGGGATAGAGAGGGTAAAGGAAACAACAGAGAGGTTTCATCTAGAAATGGTACTGCTAAAATCGGCCGGCCTGCATCGGGCAATATTAAGGGGGAAAGAAAGTCTAAAACAAAGCCTAAGCAGAAAACTCAATTATCTGCTTCTGTCAATGGCTTACTTGGCAAGTTACCAGAGCAAAATAAAGTGACATTATCCTCAGTTTCAAAGTCAGGTGAGGTTACTAGAAGTGGCAGTGTTAAGGAGAAGGATGAGTTCAGCTTGGGTGTATTAGAAGAACATGAGGCCATCGATTTATCCCATTTGCAACTCCCTGGAATGGATGTTTTAGGCGTTCCTGATGATCTTGGTGATCAAGGGCAGGACATTGGTTCATGGTTGAACATTGATGATGATGGATTACAAGATCTTGATAACTTTAATGGCCTTGAAATTCCAATGGATGACCTAGCAGACTTAAATATGATGGCTTGA
- the LOC131325380 gene encoding uncharacterized protein LOC131325380 isoform X12, which yields MAASSKFNMSSGSPDRALYAQRGSYTTASLDRSGSFRENMENPILSSLPSMSRSSSAISQGDVHNFLQCLRFDPKFGRQVDFKRLTSVAVGIPVDDSLSASSKVKPTSSPPLDELKRLKAGLRENSIKARERLKIFTDALSLVNKCFPSIPSRKRSRSDAAISSGFEEPPKSEERTKIAIPNKRTRTSMVDVRTDVRANTPARPSGNMDRDREVLRLPHSGAAQVEERSLTTSGDGWEKTKMKKKRSGIKPDVSPSTVAPKPIDGYREPRQGMQPRLLASDGFRPGVANGAVGVGKADAVSQPTSLGMRSSMPKPDQDNSSILHDRRDRPAASSDKERVNVRTVNKTNSRDDFSAASPTSNTKMNSAARAPRSVSNGLHKLSPVVQRTTVANDWELSHCTSKSTAAAVGASTRKRTPSTRSSSPPVTHWAGRRPQKISRTARITNFVPIVPSNDESPALDATSEVAGNEIEAGLIKRLSSNSPQQVKSKGDHFSTAALSESEESGVAEFKSRDKGEKAEEVDEKASQNVQRVSTLVVPQRKNKPVSGDDLGDGVRRQGRTGRGFTSSRSLMPMAVEKISNVGTAKQLRSTRLGLDKSESKVGRPPTRKLSDRRAYTRQKHTTISTADFLVGSDDGHEELLAAAEAVINPDHCFTSSFWRKMESCFSFISDVDIAYLKQQGNSGSAASAPLPVQVDFGSFSTVPNGSGLVEPDRDTSETKYPATRSKEIPLCQRLIAALVSEEGNEELCYSGSEDLDFDMYGSGVELDPLESHALNNRLLGNFQLAGRSGLNGYRITANERPHNELDHSLLDTDVIAIPGKGLISNFGYLQNGLHSDQEMAPDMTCSVTEYGNLSIDERIILEMRSVGLYLEPVPDLTQTVDEEISEEISTLEDMYHEQVTKKKPLLGKLLNSALARRELQEKEFEHRALDKLVAMAFEKYMQNCRGSNSSGGKSASSKMAKQAALAFVKRTLERCQKFEDSGKSCFSETLFRDMFLSSSSRHHDVQLVDHTAVIESSKQYTNTSGCSLEVRVSATMGAQQSPSFNNHDIYFSNPLLSANHSSEQTNGKEDTWSNRVKKRELLLDDVGAPSGIGTSLSSSAKGKRSERDREGKGNNREVSSRNGTAKIGRPASGNIKGERKSKTKPKQKTQLSASVNGLLGKLPEQNKVTLSSVSKSGEVTRSGSVKEKDEFSLGVLEEHEAIDLSHLQLPGMDVLGVPDDLGDQGQDIGSWLNIDDDGLQDLDNFNGLEIPMDDLADLNMMA from the exons ATGGCAGCGTCTAGTAAGTTCAATATGTCTTCTGGTAGCCCGGATAGGGCATTATATGCCCAGCGTGGGTCCTATACCACTGCTTCATTGGACAGATCGGGTAGCTTCCGTGAGAATATGGAGAATCCAATCCTATCATCACTTCCGAGCATGTCAAGAAGCAGTTCTGCCATATCACAAGGAGACGTGCACAACTTCCTCCAATGCTTGCGGTTTGATCCAAAGTTTGGCCGACAAGTTGATTTTAAGCGTCTCACAAGTGTTGCTGTTGGCATTCCGGTGGATGATTCTCTATCTGCTTCTTCAAAAGTCAAGCCTACATCTTCTCCTCCTCTGGACGAACTCAAACGGCTCAAGGCTGGTCTTCGCGAAAACTCCATCAAGGCcag GGAACGTTTGAAGATTTTCACTGATGCCTTGTCCCTCGTGAACAAGTGTTTCCCGAGCATCCCATCAAGGAAGAGATCTCGGTCAGATGCT GCCATTTCAAGTGGTTTTGAAGAGCCGCCAAAGTCAGAAGAAAGGACCAAAATTGCCATACCAAACAAACGGACCCGAACTTCTATGGTGGATGTGAGG ACTGATGTACGGGCAAATACTCCTGCTAGGCCATCTGGGAATATGGACAGGGATAGGGAAGTGTTAAGACTTCCACATAGCGGTGCAGCTCAGGTTGAAGAGCGGTCATTAACAACCAGCGGTGATGGTTGGGAAAAGacaaagatgaagaagaagcgGTCTGGGATAAAGCCAGATGTTTCTCCAAGTACAGTGGCACCCAAACCTATTGATGGCTACAGGGAACCCAGGCAAGGAATGCAGCCAAGGCTTCTTGCCTCCGATGGGTTCAG GCCGGGAGTTGCTAATGGAGCAGTGGGAGTTGGAAAAGCAGATGCCGTGTCGCAACCAACTAGCTTAGGCATGCGGTCTTCCATGCCTAAGCCTGACCAGGACAACAGCTCCATTCTCCATGATAGAAGAGATCGTCCGGCTGCTTCCTCAGACAAAGAAAGGGTGAATGTCAGAACTGTAAACAA GACAAATTCCAGGGACGATTTCAGTGCAGCTAGCCCTACATCAAACACGAAAATGAATTCTGCTGCTAGGGCTCCAAGATCTGTTTCAAATGGTTTGCACAAGTTGTCCCCTGTTGTTCAACGAACTACTGTTGCCAATGACTGGGAGCTTTCTCATTGTACAAGCAAGAgcactgctgctgctgttggtGCTAGCACTCGCAAACGCACTCCATCAACTCGCTCTTCATCACCACCTGTTACCCATTGGGCTGGCCGAAGGCCACAAAAGATTTCCCGCACCGCTAGAATTACAAATTTCGTTCCTATAGTTCCGAGTAATGATGAGAGCCCTGCTTTGGATGCCACATCTGAGGTTGCTGGTAATGAAATTGAGGCAGGCTTAATTAAACGTTTGTCCAGTAATTCTCCACAGCAAGTTAAATCCAAGGGTGACCATTTTTCAACGGCTGCATTGTCAGAAAGTGAGGAGTCTGGTGTTGCTGAATTTAAGTCCAGGGATAAGGGTGAAAAGGCTGAGGAGGTGGATGAGAAAGCCAGTCAGAATGTTCAAAGGGTTTCAACTCTGGTGGTCCCACAAAGAAAGAATAAGCCGGTCAGTGGGGATGACCTTGGAGACGGCGTTCGTAGGCAAGGGAGGACTGGACGAGGGTTTACTTCCTCAAGATCTTTGATGCCAATGGCAGTAGAAAAGATTAGCAATGTGGGAACTGCAAAACAACTCAGAAGTACCCGACTTGGTCTTGATAAGTCTGAAAG CAAAGTAGGTCGTCCACCAACTCGGAAACTTTCTGACCGTAGGGCTTACACACGTCAGAAGCATACTACAATCAGTACAGCAGATTTTCTTG TTGGTTCAGATGATGGGCATGAAGAACTATTGGCTGCAGCAGAGGCTGTTATTAATCCTG ATCATTGCTTTACCAGCTCATTCTGGAGGAAGATGGAGTCGTGCTTTAGTTTTATATCAGATGTAGACATAGCCTATTTAAAACAACAG GGAAATAGTGGGTCTGCTGCGTCTGCGCCACTACCAGTACAAGTAGATTTTGGGAGTTTCAGTACTGTCCCTAATGGATCTGGATTGGTTGAACCCGACAGAGATACAAGTGAAACAAAATACCCTGCAACAAGAAGTAAAGAGATTCCCCTCTGCCAGAGACTCATAGCAGCCCTAGTTTCAGAAGAAGGAAACGAAGAGCTCTGCTACAGCGGGAGTGAAGACCTTGACTTTGACATGTATGGATCTGGAGTTGAGTTAGACCCACTAGAATCCCACGCTTTGAATAACCGGTTATTAGGGAACTTTCAGCTCGCTGGACGTTCTGGTTTGAACGGTTATAGGATAACTGCCAATGAGAGGCCCCATAATGAGCTGGACCACAGTTTGCTAGATACTGATGTAATTGCTATACCGGGAAAAGGGTTGATTTCAAATTTCGGATACTTGCAAAATGGTTTGCATTCTGACCAAGAAATGGCGCCTGACATGACCTGTTCTGTGACCGAGTATGGTAACCTGTCCATAGATGAAAGAATTATCCTGGAGATGCGAAGTGTTGGACTTTATCTAGAGCCAGTG CCTGATTTAACCCAAACAGTGGATGAAGAAATCAGTGAGGAAATCAGTACGCTGGAGGACATGTACCATGAGCAG GTTACAAAGAAGAAACCATTGCTTGGCAAACTGTTAAACTCTGCTCTGGCGAGGAGAGAGCTTCAAGAGAA GGAGTTTGAACATCGTGCTCTTGACAAGCTTGTGGCTATGGCTTTTGAGAAATATATG CAGAATTGCCGGGGTTCCAATTCCTCTGGGGGAAAGAGCGCCAGCAGTAAGATGGCCAAGCAAGCTGCTCTAGCTTTTGTTAAACGGACATTGGAGAGATGCCAAAAATTCGAAGATTCTGGCAAGAGCTGCTTCAGTGAAACCTTATTTAGGGATATGTTCCTTTCTAGTTCGTCACGCCACCATGATGTGCAACTAGTTGATCATACTGCTGTTATTGAATCGAGCAAACAGTATACCAACACATCTGGTTGCTCTTTGGAAGTTAGAGTTTCAG CTACGATGGGTGCTCAGCAAAGCCCTTCTTTCAACAACCATGACATCTATTTTTCTAATCCACTCCTTTCTGCTAATCATTCGTCTGAACAAACTAATGGTAAGGAGGACACATGGTCAAATAGGGTGAAGAAAAGGGAGTTGTTGCTTGATGATGTTGGAGCTCCTTCAGGTATTGGAACTTCTCTTTCCAGCAgtgcaaaaggaaaaagaagtgaGAGGGATAGAGAGGGTAAAGGAAACAACAGAGAGGTTTCATCTAGAAATGGTACTGCTAAAATCGGCCGGCCTGCATCGGGCAATATTAAGGGGGAAAGAAAGTCTAAAACAAAGCCTAAGCAGAAAACTCAATTATCTGCTTCTGTCAATGGCTTACTTGGCAAGTTACCAGAGCAAAATAAAGTGACATTATCCTCAGTTTCAAAGTCAGGTGAGGTTACTAGAAGTGGCAGTGTTAAGGAGAAGGATGAGTTCAGCTTGGGTGTATTAGAAGAACATGAGGCCATCGATTTATCCCATTTGCAACTCCCTGGAATGGATGTTTTAGGCGTTCCTGATGATCTTGGTGATCAAGGGCAGGACATTGGTTCATGGTTGAACATTGATGATGATGGATTACAAGATCTTGATAACTTTAATGGCCTTGAAATTCCAATGGATGACCTAGCAGACTTAAATATGATGGCTTGA